TGGCCGGGCCGGCCCCAGTTCGAGCCGACCAGCAGGAAGGCGCCCGGGCCGTCCGGTACGTACAGCAGCGACACCGTGCGCGGCACCCCGGTCCGCCGGCCCGGCACGGTCAGCTCCATCGACGGCAGCCCGGCGACGTCCAGCACCCCGTGTTTGCCGCCGGTCACCCGGCGCACGAACCGTTCGATCCGGATGATCAGCGGCGCGGCCCGCATCGCGGTCGGGCGATTGGCGATGGCGCGGCCGAGCGCCGGGAGAGGATTCTTCGGCACGACTGGATCCGCCTCTCTGACAGGGGAATTCGACTGCCACGACACTGTGTGCGGGCGCCGCGCGGATCCGGCGGCGGTCCGCCCCGCGGAAGTGCCGGGCCCGCGGTGCCTGTCCGGTCGAACGTTACCCAGGACAATTTTATTCGTGGCCGCCGGGGGCGGACCGGCTCAGACGCCGACGGTCGCGGGCAGTGCGGCCAGCACCTCGGCGGTGGTCGCGATGCGGCCGAGGGCCGGGAAGATGCGGGTGACGGCGTGCTGATGGGCCTCGGCGTTGCGGTCGCCGGTCGCGTCGGTGGCGACGACCACGTGATAGCCGTGCTCGTGCGCGGCGCGGGCGGTGGACTCCACGCCGTAGGTGGTGGCGACGCCGGTCAGCACGATGGTGGTGACCCCGCGGCGGCGCAGGTGCAGGTCCAGGTCGGTGCCGTAGAACGCACCCCAGTTGCGCTTGGTGACGATGATGTCGGTGGGCTGCACGTCGAGTTCGTCGACCAGGACGTCGAAATCGGCCGGCTGATCGCCGCCGCGGCGCGGGCCCGCGGTACGGCCGGGCGGGACGTCGCCACCGTCGGCGGCGAACGACACCCGCACCAGCACCACCGGCAGCCGCCGGGCGCGGAAGGCCGCGGCGAGTTCGGCGTTGCGGGCGATGACGTCCTCGATCGGGTTCGGGACGGTAGCGGCCCCGACGATGCCGCGCTGCAGGTCGATCACGACGAGTGCGGTGGTGGGGTCGAGCAGGGGTGTGGTCACGGCGGAATCCTTCGGTGTGCGGGGTTTCGGTGGTGCGGTCAGGGTTCGACGAGCCGGCGCAGCAGGGCCACCGCGTCCATGAGGCGGTCCAGTTCGCCGGGGGTCAGCTTCTCGGTCATCGCCCGGGTCAGCCAGCTCTGTTTGGCGTCCTCGGTCTCGCGGCGCAGCCGGTGGCCGGCCGCGGTGAGCGACATGAGCACGCTGCGCTGATCGGTCGGATGCGGGGTCCGCTCGACCACGCCCAGATCCTCCAGGGCGGTGAGGGTGACCCGCATGGACTGCGGCCGGACCCGTTCCGCGCGGGCGAGATCGGCGACCGTGGCCGGGCCCTCCGCGAGCCGGCCGATGACCACCGCCTGCGACATGGTGAGCTCCGAATCGGCGCGCGCCGCGCGCAGTTGCCGCAGCAACCGGCCCGCCACGACGCGCAGTTCGGTCGCGGCGGCCGCGATCTGCTCCGGCGTGCGGGGTGTTTGCGGGGGGACCGGCTCGGGCACCGGCCCAGCGTAGGGAAGGACAGGCAAACTTGCAAGTTTTCCTGTCCATCCGGGCTGTCGATACCCCGCCGTCACCTGATCGTCACCGGCCGGTAGCGTGCCGATCATGACCATGAACCGGGAGCCCGGGGACGGCGCGGTCGTGGCCGCCGTACCCGGTGAGGGCGGCGAGGGCTACCAGCGGGGGCTGAATCCGCGGACCATCCAGATGATCGCCATCGGCGGCGCGATCGGCACCGGCCTGTTCTACGGCTCCGGCGGCGCCATCGAACAGGCGGGCCCCGCGCTGATCCTCTGCTACCTGGCGGCCGGGCTGGTGATCTTCGTGATCATGCGCGCGCTGGGGGAGTTGCTCACCTACCGTCCGGTCTCGGGCAGTTTCGCCGAGTACGCGAACGAATTCCTCGGCCGTTTCGCGGGTTTCGCGACCGGCTGGACCTACTGGGCGGTGTGGGCGTCCACCTGCATGGCCGAGATCACCGTGGCCGGGAAGTACGTGCGCTACTGGTTCGCGATCCCGGAATGGGTGACCGCGCTGGCGGTGCTCGGCGTGCTGTTCGTGGCCAATCTGATCTCGGTGCGGCTGTTCGGCGAGGGCGAGTTCTGGTTCTCCACCATCAAGGTCACCGCGATCCTGGCGATGATCGTGATCGGTATCGCGGTGCTGACCCTGCACGTCGGCCACGCGCCGAATCCGACGGTCCGCAATCTGTGGGCCGACGGCGGGGTCTTCCCGCACGGCTTCGGCCAGGCCCTGCTGGCGTTGCAGATCGTGGTGTTCGCCTATGTCGGCGTGGAACTGGTCGGCGTCACCGCGGGGGAGGCGCACGATCCGAGACGCACGCTGCGCAAGGCGATCAACTCGCTGCCGCTGCGCATCGGGCTGTTCTACGTCGGCGCGCTGATCGTGATCATGTCGGTGGCGAGCTGGCGCACCTTCCACTCCGGCCGCAGTCCGTTCGTGGAGGTGTTCGCCGCGATCGGGATTCCGGGTGCGGCGGGCATCATCAACTTCGTCCTGCTCACCGCCGCGTTGTCGTCCTGTAATTCCGGGCTGTACTCCACCGGCCGGATGTTGCGCAGCCTCGCGCTGCGCGGAGAGGCCCCGGCCGTACTCGGCGGGCTGAGCCGCCGGCACGTGCCGAAGGCGGGCATCATCGTCTCGGCGGCGGTGATGGTGCTCGGCGTACTCGTCAACGTGATCTCCCCGGACCGGGCGTTCACCTACATCACCTCGGTGAGCACGGTCGGCATCATCGCGGTGTGGGCGGTGATCCTGGTGTGCCACTGGATCTATCGGTCCCGGGTGCGCCGCGGTGCGCTGCCGGCCACCGACTACCGGCTGCCGGGCGCACCCGTCACAACCGTTGTGGCGCTGGCCTTCCTGGCGCTGGTGATCGTGCTGCTGTTCCGCACCGACGGCGGCCGCACCGCGCTGCTCGTCGGTGCCGTCTGGGCGGTCCTGGTCGCCGTCGGCTATCCGATCGTGAATCGCCCGGCGCGACAGGCACACTGACCGCCGGTCGGACGGACCGACCGCCGGTCAGACCTGCTCGGCCAGCGGGAAGGCGCGAGTGGTGCTGCGGCGCACCGTGAATCGGCGGCGGTCGAAGTCCCAGAACCGGTAGATCGGCCACTGCGCGGTGTGCGCGAACCAGGCCAGCACGATGAAGAAGCGATGGTAGGGCAGCACCCGGAAGCCCTGTGCCTCGATGGTGCGCAGGCCGCCGAGCTGGAAGTGCCACCAGCGCCGCGGGCTGGTGTGGCGGCGGCGGGCCGAGGTCTCGGCGCGCATGTCCAGCAGCTGATCGATGCGCAGCCCCCGTTTGCTCAGGCACAGCGCCAGATCCAGATCGTCCACCACGTCCGGCCGGGTGGAGGTGTCGTCGCGGACCTGCTCCCACGCGTCGCGGCGCACGGCCATGTTGGGGCCGTGCAGATTTCCGACTTGGCCGCCGAGTTTGCCGCGCCGGATCTGGACGCGATAGCCCAATTCCAGCAGGAATCCCACGGGGGAGTCGTAGTAGGTGGTGAGTCCGGTGAGCGCCGCGGTCTCGGGATGTTCGGTGAAGAACCGCCGGATGACCTCGCCCCAGTTCGTGGCGACCAGCGTGTCGGCGTCGGTGCGGGCCAGGAATTCGCCGCGCGCCGCATCCAGCCCGGTGTTGCGGGCCCGCGCGACGCCGCGCCGATCCTCTTCCACCAGAACGACTTTCGGATTCCGTGCCGCGTACTCGCCGACGATGCGCCGGGTGCCGTCGGTACTGCCGTTGTCGACGACGAGCACCTCGTCGACGGCGTCCTGGGCGACCAGCCGATCCAGCGTCGCCACGATCACCCGCGCCTCGTCGAGAGCGGGGATGACGACCGACAGTACGACGGGTGTGTCCGGATTGTTCATCTACTGCTCTCCACGGGCCGGATTCTCGAGCCGCCCCCGCGGCCGCGCAACCCGAATACCCGCGAATCGTACTTTCAAGGAAAGACGGTGATCGAAATCACCTGCGCCCCTTGATAGCTCAGAACAAGCCACCGCCCGCGTGCAGATGCTGCCCGGTGATCCAGCCGCCGTCGGCGGAGACCAGGAAGGCGACGATCGCGGCGATGTCACCGGGCTCGCCGATCCGCCGCAGCGGCACCTGCGCGGCCAGTTGCTCCAGGGCGGCCGGGTCCACCCGCAGCGCGTCGGTGCGCGTGGCCCCGGGCCGCACGCTGTTGACCGTCACACCTCGCGGGCCCAGTTCGGCGGCGGCCGCGCGGACCAGTTGTTCGACGGCGGCCTTACTGGCCGCGTACGCCCCGGCGCCCGGTCGCCCGGTCACGGTGGATCCGCTGGACACCACCACGATGCGGCCGTTGTCCCGGATCCGCCGCGCGGCCTCCCGCAACGCGAGGAAGGTGCCGCGGGTGTTCACCGCGAACATGGTGTCGAAATCCGCGTCGGTGGTCTCGGCCAGCGTCGCGAACCGGGCCGTGCCCGCATTGGCCACGAGGACGTCGAGACCGCCGAAGGTGCGCTCGGTGAGATCGAACAGTCCGAGCAGCCGCACGGGATCGGCGACGTCACCGGCGGCGGCGACCGCGCGGCCGCCCGCGGTCTCGATATCGGCCACCACTTCCCTTGCGGCCTCGGCATTCTCGCGATAGTTGACCACCACGCGCGCCCCGCCGGCGCCGAGCCGGCGGGCGATCGCGGCCCCGATCCCGCGCGAGCCACCGGTGACCAGTGCGACCGTCATACGTCCTCCAAAGAGTTGACATCATCGATAGTCGAGATCATCGACCAATAAAGTGGAGGATGTCAACAGTCCAGCACGTAGACTGTGTGGCGTGAGCGACGACGACGCGGACCTGGTCACCGCGGCGATGACCCTGCACCGGGAGACCTCGGTGCTCTACGCGGAGGTCGCGCGGCAGTTCGGGCTGACCAGTCAGCAGACCCAGCTGCTGTGCCTGCTCGGCCGCGAGGAACCGTCCTTCGGCGAGGTCGCGGCCCGGCTCGGCTGCGACAAGACCAATGTCACCGGCATGGTCGACCGGATGGGGCAGCGCGGCCTGCTCGAGCGCGCGGCCGATCCGCACGACCGCCGCATCACCCGCATCCGGCCGACCCCGGCCGGCGAGGACCTGCGCGTCCGCATCCGCGAGCGGCTCGACGAGGCCATCACCGCCCGCCTGGCGGCCCTCACTCCCGGTGAGCGCGCGCGGCTGGCCCCGCTGGGCCGGATGCTCGGACCGGGCCGGTGATTCCGCGCCGGACCTCACCCGGGAAGTGCTGCACCCGTTCGGCGGTGCGCGAATCCGACGAGTGCAGCTGATAGGGGACGCTGGTCACCATCACGCCCGGGACGAACAGCAGCCGGGCCTTCAGGCGCAGCGAACTCTGGTTGTGCAGCAGATTTTCCCACCAGCGGCCCACCACGTATTCCGGGATGTAGACCGCGACCACGTCCCGCGGCCGGGCCTGCCGCACCCGTTTGATGTAGTCGATCACGGGTTTGGTGATCTCGCGGTACGGCGACTCCACCACCTTCAGCGGGATCTGCACGCCGGCCTCCTCCCAGTCCCGGGTGAGCCGGCGGGTGTCGGAATCGTCGACGTTGACCGTGATGGCGGTGAGCGCGTCCGGCCGGGTGGCCCGCGCGAACTGCACGGCCCGCCGGGTCGCCTTGTGCCAGCCCGACACCAGCACCACCGCGTGCACGCGGCCCGGCAGGGTCTCCTCGTCGTCGGGGGCGATGGCCAGCTCGTCGCGCACCCGGGAGTAGTGCCGGTGGATCGCGTACATGATCAGCACCAGCACCGGGATCGCGAACACCACCAGATAGGCGCCGTGGGTGAATTTGGTGATCATCACGACGACCAGGACGACGCCGGTGAAACAAGAGCCGAACGCGTTGATGAAGCGGGCGCGGTGGATGCGGGCCCGCTCCGGCCCGGCCGGCGTGCTGCGCAATTCGCGGTTCCAGTGCCGGACCATGCCCGCCTGACACAGCGTGAACGAGGTGAACACGCCCACGATGTAGAGCTGGATCAGCCGGGTGGTGGAACCGTGGAAGGCGTAGAGCAGCCCGGCCGCGACCAGCGCCAGCATCATGATGCCGTTGGACAGCGCCAGCCGGTCGCCGCGGGTGTGCAACTGCCGCGGCATGTAGCGGCGCTGCGCCAGGATCGAGTTCAGCAGCGGGAAGCCGTTGTAGGCGGTGTTGGCCGCCAGGATCAGGATCAGCGCGGTGGTGACCATCAGGTAGTAGAAGGCCACGCTGTGCCCGCCGAACACCGCCGCCGAGATCTGCGCGATGACGGTCTTCTGCGCGTCGGTCCGGCAGTCGCCGGGGAAGCCGATCAGATCGCAGGTGTTCTCGGTGACCTTGGTCTCGGAGATCATGGCCAGCGCGGTGACGCCCGCGAACATGGAGATCGCCAGCACACCCATCGCGGTCATCGTGCGCGCGGCGTTGAGCGCCTTCGGTTTGCGGAACGCGGGCACGCCGTTGGAGATCGCCTCGGCGCCGGTCAGCGCGGTACATCCGGAGGAGAAGGCTCGTAACAGCAGGAACGCCACCGCAGCCGTGGACAACCCGAGTTGCTGCGGCTGGATCTGATAGCCGGCGCTCTCCGCGACCGGCGCGTGCCCGAACGCGGTGCGGCCGAGCCCGAGCACCGTCATGACCAGCACCCCGGCCACGAAGGCGTAGGTGGGAATCGCGAACAGCCGCCCGGATTCTCGCACCCCGCGCAGATTCATCGCGGTGAGGAACACCACGACGCCGAGATTGATGACCACCCGATACGGATTGAGTCCGGGCGCGGCCGAGATGATGTTGTCGACGCCGGAGGCCACCGACACCGCCACCGTCATGACGTAGTCGACCATCAGCGCCGCCGCCACCACCAGGCCCGCGGTGGCCCCGAGATTCTCGGCGACCACCTCGTAGGAACCGCCGCCGGACGGATACGCCTGCACGACCTGCCGGTAGGACAGCACCACGACCGCCAGCAGCACCACGACGCCGGCGGCCACCCACCAGGTCAGGTTGAGATAGGCCACCCCGGCCAGCGTCAGGATGAGCAAGATCTCCTGGGTCGCGTAGGCCACCGAGGACAGCGGGTCGCTGGCGAAGATCGGCAGGGCGATGCGCTTGGACAGCAGCGTCTCACCGAGCCGGTCACTGCGGAACGGCTGTCCGAGAACCAGGCGCTTGGCGACATCGATCGGTGAGACCACGTGGGTGAGCCTAGGCGGATCCGGCATCCGTCCGGCAACCGGCATGCGCGGAAATCGGTTGATTCGGGCACCCGCCCGCCGGAAGTTGCCGAAATGTCACGCACGCGCTTGTCACCCGGCGTAGAGTGTCGCGATTCGATTTGCCCGGATCACCGGTACTTTCACGATCATGCGTACCGAGGGAGACTCCTGGGACATCACCTCCGGTGTCGGGTCGACCGCGCTGTTCGTGGCGGCCGGCCGGGCATTCGCCTCGCGGGAACCGGACCCACTGGCGTCGGACCCGTTCGCCGAGACCTTCGTCCGGGCCGCCGGCGCCGAATGGGAGGACCTGCTCGACGGCCTGGTCGCGGAGCATCCGCTCACCGATCCGGGATTCGGGGCCGGCTTCCAGCTGTATCTGGCGGCCCGCACCCGATATTTCGACGCGTTCTGCGAATCCGCGATCGAGGCCGGGATCCGTCAGGTGGTGATCCTCGCCTCCGGCCTGGACGCTCGCGCCTACCGGCTGTCGTGGCCCGACGATGCCGTGGTCTACGAGCTGGACCGGGCGCCGGTCCTGGATTTCAAGGCGAAGGCGCTGGCCGCGGCCGGTGGGATGTCGCGGGCCCGCCGCCGCGAGGTGGCCGTCGATCTGCGTGAGGACTGGCCGCGGGCGTTGCGCGACGGCGGATTCGACCGCACCCGGCCGACCGCCTGGCTGGCCGAGGGGCTGCTGCCGTATCTGCCCGCCGCCGCGCAGGACCGCCTGTTCGAGTCGATCGACTCGCTCAGTTGCCGGGACAGCCGGGCCGCGGTCGAGCAGACCGAGATGCTGAGCCCGGCCGCGCTCGAGGAGATGCGGTCGTACGCGGACCAGGCCGGCCACGGCCGCGCCGAGTGGGTGCAGCTGATCTACAACGAGCCGCGCAACGAGGCCGCGGCGTGGTTCGCCGATCACGGCTGGGATGCCGAGCGCACCGAGGTCGACGCCTACATCCGCGCGCTGGGCCGCACGCCGCCGGCGCCGGATCCGTCGGCCTCGCTGGTGACCTCGCTGATCAGCCTGGTGACCGCGACCCGCTCCTGATCATTTCCCGTCCGGATGGCCGACGGTGGCCAGGGCGGTGGTCCAGTCGGTCGCGATCGCGGACTGGGCATCGGCCAGCGGGACCTTCTTACCGCACACCAGCGTGTGAAGTTGGTTCTCCACCTTGTCCTTCGGGTTCTCCGGCCCGGAACCGGCCTGGTGCCCGGGGGAGGGCGGCTCGACCCAGATGTTGCGCGGATCGTTGGGATCGCCGCCGAGTTCCAGCGAGATCAGGTGGTCGTACTCCGCGTCGTGCAGATTGCCGGTGTAGCCGTAGGACTTCGCGTTCGCGTCCTTCTCCCGGTCGGTGATCGACGCGGGCGGGCGGATCGACGAGGTGTATCCGCTGTGGCAGATCGTGTCGCCGATGGTTTCCGGTGTGACCTTCGGATTGGTCGCGCCGGGGGTACAGACCGGATCGGGCAGCGGCTGACCGCCGGCGGTATAGCGGAAATGGCACGTGCCCGGAGCCGGTTGCGCCGCAACGGTGTACGTGCCGGACGGGCCCGGCCCGATCGGGACATTTCCGGCGGCCTGTGGCGCCGCCACGGGCGAGTGCACTTGTTCGGTAATGGATTTGGCGGTGGCGCTGTGGCTGCAACCGGTCAGGAATACCGCTGCCGCGACTGCGGCAATCGTCGAAACGACCGAAACGGACTTGTGCTCGTTCATAATTCCTCGATGAGTGCCGGCGACTACTGCAATTGTGCAGCAGCCCGGGCACGAGTGGGCCCGGACGGATACGAAATACCCGTCTGTTCACCGAGAAATCGGGCATGCGCGCACCGGTGGCGCACCCGCGCCATCGGCGACGTCGTGACCTCGGCGGATCACTCGTCGTCGAGGCCCGCCGACAGGTAGGCGGCCGCCGCGATCCACTGCCGGCAACCCAGGTGCGGATCGTGGGTGCTCAGGATGTTCCGCGCGCGGCGGAAGGTGAGATTGCCGGGTTCGGTCGCGCAGTCGTCGAATCCCTCGGCGCCACTGCTCGATTCGGATGTACCGGGCTGAAACAGACGTTGGTTCACCGGAAGCCCTCTGACCTGTGCGAGATGGATGTCGGTGCCGATGCCGGCGTCGGCCGGTCCGAGAGCCGTGGAGAATGCGGCCGGTCGCGTCGTCCCCGAGTCTAAGGATGTGTGTTGTGCAAATGCAAGTACATCTGCACAGTGCGTCACGGTTGTGCGGGTTTGTGGCAAACCTCCGGCGGGTAGTCGAGATCAAGATCGAACGCCTTGTCGCGCAGAAGATTTCGTTTCGCTCGAAGCCTCGATCCGCGGTAATCACCGTGCTATCGTGAGGACGTTCCGCTCAAATGCAAGAACACTTGCGAGAACAGATGCAAGCACCGAGGCTCCGCGGCAGGCGGGCAGGCCCTGGTCCGAGAGGATGGAGACTGTGATGTCGGAGATGTCAGCAGCTGGGATTGGCCGTACGTCCGAAATGAAGTGGCGCAAGAGCACCTTCAGCAACCCGAGCGGAAACTGCGTGGAAGTGGCGGATCTGGCGAACGGTCTGGTGGCCATGCGCAATTCGCGGGATCCCGAGGGTGCGGTGCTGGTCTACACCCGTCCCGAGATCGATGCCTTTCTGCGCGGAGCAAAGAGCGGGGAATTCGACGATCTCGCCTAGGGGACGGTAACATTGGCATTCGGCGCGGTGTGGTTCGCGACGAGGCGGTTGTGGCCCTCACTGCCGGTGATCAGTCGAGCATCGGAGTAGACCCTCATGATCGCAGAGCCCGTCCGGATCGGCCGTGTGGAATCGCTTGTCGCGGACCGCGGCCCGACCGCCCTGCGTATTGCGGTCGGCGGACAACTGCGAAAGTTGCGCGAGCAGGCGGGTATCACACGCGAGCGTGCCGGCGACCACATTCGTGGTTCACATGCCAAGATCAGCCGGCTCGAACTCGGGCGGACCGGCTTCAAAGAGCGCGATATTCGCGATCTGCTGACGTTGTACGGCGTCGCGGATGCCGATGAGCGCGAGACTTTCCTGGAGTTGGTTCGCAAGGCGAATCAGCCGGGGTGGTGGCATCGCTACAGTGATCTGCTGCCACCCTGGTTCGAGACCTATCTCGGACTGGAGCACGCCGCCAAGTCCATCCGTACCTTCGAGGGCCAGGTGATTCCCGGTCTGTTGCAGACCGAGGACTACGCCCGCGCCATCGTGGCCCTCGGGCACGAGAACGTGGAGACCACCCGCCGGGTGGAACTGCGCAAGCGCCGGCAGGAGATCCTCGGCCGGCCGGGCGCGCCCACCCTGTGGGCCGTGATGGACGAGGCGGTGCTGCACCGGCCGGTCGGCGGCGCCGAGGTGCTGCGGGCCCAGTTGCAGCATCTGCTGGACATGTCGCACCGGTCCAACATCACCATTCAGGTCCTGCCGTTCTCGGCGGGTGGCCATGCGGCAGTGGGCAGTTCGTTCACCATGCTGCGCTTCGCGGAGCCGGAACTGCCGGACATCGTGTATCTGGAGCAGCTCACCAGCGCCCTGTATCTCGACAAGCAGGCGGAGCTGGAGCTGTACCGCCAGGTCATGGATCGGCTGAGCGTCCAGGCGGAGGCGCCGGAGCGGTCACGGCAACTGCTGGAGAAGACGATCCGCGGACTCGGCTGAGCTACCGGCCGCGCGCGATCGCGGCCCGCCGATCCACGTTGTGCGCGTGGGTATTTCGATGAAGGAGCGGGTGGCAGCGGCCGATCGGGGGTTGCCACCCACGGCGCCGTCCTACTGCCGGATGCAGGTGGATGCGATGCGCCAGAAGGCTTCCGGCTGCATACCCTGGAAATCCCAATCGTTCACCAGGCCGTGTGCGGTGGTGACGATCCGATCGATGTCGAAGTCGTCGCGGCTGGCCGCGCCGGTGGATTCGACAGCATCGATGACGAAACGGGTCGCGGTCTCCCGCGAGTTGTTATAGTTGTCGGTCCGGCTGAAGTTCATGATCCCGATCCGGCCGAGGTCCATTGGCTGGTTCATGTGAACGCCCCTGAGCGCCAGGCCGCGAGTCATCCGATGGCAAGTATTGGCACCGGGTTCACTCTACGGCTCCCTGGTATTCCCCTGTTTTGCCTTGCAGAACGAGTTTAGGGCGACGTAGCGCACAAATGCAAGTACATCTGCAACTTCGAATACGCACTCGCAGAGGCGATTTCGGCTGCTGGAGAGTTGCTCCGAAGTGCTCGCAACCGCATGTCTTGGCCTTTCGACGTTTGTTGGCTGTTCGCCGGTGATCGTGCTATATGTCGATTCGGATCAAGATCGGCGGCCGACCGCGGCCCGACCAGGCAGGACGAGCACAGTGAGCGGGTCATACGGGTACTTTCGCGCGGACGGGGACCGGTTCGTCCCGGATCCTCTCGCCGTGAGCCAATGGTCCTCGGACCAGGTGGTCGGTCCGGCGGTGTGCGGATTGTTGGCTCACCGGCTCGAGGTCGAG
This DNA window, taken from Nocardia sp. BMG111209, encodes the following:
- a CDS encoding nitroreductase family deazaflavin-dependent oxidoreductase, with amino-acid sequence MPKNPLPALGRAIANRPTAMRAAPLIIRIERFVRRVTGGKHGVLDVAGLPSMELTVPGRRTGVPRTVSLLYVPDGPGAFLLVGSNWGRPGHPSWSANLGAVDHAEMHSGGDRFEVKVRQLDGAERERAWQRATAYWPGYAMEQRLAGDRRFRLYELIRI
- a CDS encoding hydrolase, whose amino-acid sequence is MTTPLLDPTTALVVIDLQRGIVGAATVPNPIEDVIARNAELAAAFRARRLPVVLVRVSFAADGGDVPPGRTAGPRRGGDQPADFDVLVDELDVQPTDIIVTKRNWGAFYGTDLDLHLRRRGVTTIVLTGVATTYGVESTARAAHEHGYHVVVATDATGDRNAEAHQHAVTRIFPALGRIATTAEVLAALPATVGV
- a CDS encoding MarR family winged helix-turn-helix transcriptional regulator: MPEPVPPQTPRTPEQIAAAATELRVVAGRLLRQLRAARADSELTMSQAVVIGRLAEGPATVADLARAERVRPQSMRVTLTALEDLGVVERTPHPTDQRSVLMSLTAAGHRLRRETEDAKQSWLTRAMTEKLTPGELDRLMDAVALLRRLVEP
- a CDS encoding amino acid permease → MNREPGDGAVVAAVPGEGGEGYQRGLNPRTIQMIAIGGAIGTGLFYGSGGAIEQAGPALILCYLAAGLVIFVIMRALGELLTYRPVSGSFAEYANEFLGRFAGFATGWTYWAVWASTCMAEITVAGKYVRYWFAIPEWVTALAVLGVLFVANLISVRLFGEGEFWFSTIKVTAILAMIVIGIAVLTLHVGHAPNPTVRNLWADGGVFPHGFGQALLALQIVVFAYVGVELVGVTAGEAHDPRRTLRKAINSLPLRIGLFYVGALIVIMSVASWRTFHSGRSPFVEVFAAIGIPGAAGIINFVLLTAALSSCNSGLYSTGRMLRSLALRGEAPAVLGGLSRRHVPKAGIIVSAAVMVLGVLVNVISPDRAFTYITSVSTVGIIAVWAVILVCHWIYRSRVRRGALPATDYRLPGAPVTTVVALAFLALVIVLLFRTDGGRTALLVGAVWAVLVAVGYPIVNRPARQAH
- a CDS encoding glycosyltransferase family 2 protein, whose translation is MNNPDTPVVLSVVIPALDEARVIVATLDRLVAQDAVDEVLVVDNGSTDGTRRIVGEYAARNPKVVLVEEDRRGVARARNTGLDAARGEFLARTDADTLVATNWGEVIRRFFTEHPETAALTGLTTYYDSPVGFLLELGYRVQIRRGKLGGQVGNLHGPNMAVRRDAWEQVRDDTSTRPDVVDDLDLALCLSKRGLRIDQLLDMRAETSARRRHTSPRRWWHFQLGGLRTIEAQGFRVLPYHRFFIVLAWFAHTAQWPIYRFWDFDRRRFTVRRSTTRAFPLAEQV
- a CDS encoding SDR family oxidoreductase, whose amino-acid sequence is MTVALVTGGSRGIGAAIARRLGAGGARVVVNYRENAEAAREVVADIETAGGRAVAAAGDVADPVRLLGLFDLTERTFGGLDVLVANAGTARFATLAETTDADFDTMFAVNTRGTFLALREAARRIRDNGRIVVVSSGSTVTGRPGAGAYAASKAAVEQLVRAAAAELGPRGVTVNSVRPGATRTDALRVDPAALEQLAAQVPLRRIGEPGDIAAIVAFLVSADGGWITGQHLHAGGGLF
- a CDS encoding MarR family winged helix-turn-helix transcriptional regulator, with the protein product MSDDDADLVTAAMTLHRETSVLYAEVARQFGLTSQQTQLLCLLGREEPSFGEVAARLGCDKTNVTGMVDRMGQRGLLERAADPHDRRITRIRPTPAGEDLRVRIRERLDEAITARLAALTPGERARLAPLGRMLGPGR
- a CDS encoding APC family permease — its product is MVSPIDVAKRLVLGQPFRSDRLGETLLSKRIALPIFASDPLSSVAYATQEILLILTLAGVAYLNLTWWVAAGVVVLLAVVVLSYRQVVQAYPSGGGSYEVVAENLGATAGLVVAAALMVDYVMTVAVSVASGVDNIISAAPGLNPYRVVINLGVVVFLTAMNLRGVRESGRLFAIPTYAFVAGVLVMTVLGLGRTAFGHAPVAESAGYQIQPQQLGLSTAAVAFLLLRAFSSGCTALTGAEAISNGVPAFRKPKALNAARTMTAMGVLAISMFAGVTALAMISETKVTENTCDLIGFPGDCRTDAQKTVIAQISAAVFGGHSVAFYYLMVTTALILILAANTAYNGFPLLNSILAQRRYMPRQLHTRGDRLALSNGIMMLALVAAGLLYAFHGSTTRLIQLYIVGVFTSFTLCQAGMVRHWNRELRSTPAGPERARIHRARFINAFGSCFTGVVLVVVMITKFTHGAYLVVFAIPVLVLIMYAIHRHYSRVRDELAIAPDDEETLPGRVHAVVLVSGWHKATRRAVQFARATRPDALTAITVNVDDSDTRRLTRDWEEAGVQIPLKVVESPYREITKPVIDYIKRVRQARPRDVVAVYIPEYVVGRWWENLLHNQSSLRLKARLLFVPGVMVTSVPYQLHSSDSRTAERVQHFPGEVRRGITGPVRASGPAGPAARAHRE
- a CDS encoding SAM-dependent methyltransferase → MRTEGDSWDITSGVGSTALFVAAGRAFASREPDPLASDPFAETFVRAAGAEWEDLLDGLVAEHPLTDPGFGAGFQLYLAARTRYFDAFCESAIEAGIRQVVILASGLDARAYRLSWPDDAVVYELDRAPVLDFKAKALAAAGGMSRARRREVAVDLREDWPRALRDGGFDRTRPTAWLAEGLLPYLPAAAQDRLFESIDSLSCRDSRAAVEQTEMLSPAALEEMRSYADQAGHGRAEWVQLIYNEPRNEAAAWFADHGWDAERTEVDAYIRALGRTPPAPDPSASLVTSLISLVTATRS
- a CDS encoding DUF397 domain-containing protein, producing the protein MKWRKSTFSNPSGNCVEVADLANGLVAMRNSRDPEGAVLVYTRPEIDAFLRGAKSGEFDDLA
- a CDS encoding helix-turn-helix transcriptional regulator, producing MIAEPVRIGRVESLVADRGPTALRIAVGGQLRKLREQAGITRERAGDHIRGSHAKISRLELGRTGFKERDIRDLLTLYGVADADERETFLELVRKANQPGWWHRYSDLLPPWFETYLGLEHAAKSIRTFEGQVIPGLLQTEDYARAIVALGHENVETTRRVELRKRRQEILGRPGAPTLWAVMDEAVLHRPVGGAEVLRAQLQHLLDMSHRSNITIQVLPFSAGGHAAVGSSFTMLRFAEPELPDIVYLEQLTSALYLDKQAELELYRQVMDRLSVQAEAPERSRQLLEKTIRGLG